Proteins encoded by one window of Haematobia irritans isolate KBUSLIRL chromosome 2, ASM5000362v1, whole genome shotgun sequence:
- the RFeSP gene encoding Rieske iron-sulfur protein isoform X1, translating into MINSVSRAYLRASSHAVPNGLKPAAVLSAAQGKRVVVPSKSEKNAPCGHTRASTSLQSVHQVRMAHTDLQVPDFSAYRRDSVKDVNRKNTTAEERKAFSYMMVGAGLVGSAYAAKGLVNTFLGSMSASADVLAMAKIEIKLADIPEGKSVTFKWRGKPLFIRHRTASEIATERGVPTATLRDPQTDDERVTKPEWLVVIGVCTHLGCVPIANSGDFGGYYCPCHGSHYDASGRIRKGPAPLNLEVPAHVFPDEGTLVVG; encoded by the exons ATGATTAACTCAGTGTCGCGTGCTTATTTGCGTGCCAGCAGCCATGCTGTTCCCAATGGTTTGAAACCAGCAGCCGTCCTCAGTGCGGCTCAGGGTAAGAGAGTTGTGGTGCCCAGCAAATCGGAAAAGAATGCTCCTTGCGGCCACACCAGAGCCTCAACATCACTACAAT ctGTTCACCAGGTCCGTATGGCCCATACCGATTTGCAAGTTCCCGACTTTTCCGCTTATCGTCGTGATTCCGTGAAGGATGTCAACCGCAAAAACACCACCGCCGAGGAACGCAAAGCTTTCTCCTACATGATGGTAGGTGCTGGTCTCGTTGGCAGTGCTTATGCTGCCAAGGGTTTGGTTAATACCTTCTTAGGCTCAATGAGCGCTTCCGCTGATGTGTTGGCCATGGCcaaaatcgaaattaaattgGCCGATATTCCAGAAGGCAAATCGGTGACATTCAAATGGCGTGGTAAGCCTTTGTTCATCCGTCATCGTACCGCTAGTGAAATTGCCACTGAACGTGGTGTACCCACAGCCACTTTGCGTGATCCTCAAACTGATGAT GAACGTGTTACAAAACCTGAATGGTTGGTCGTCATTGGTGTCTGCACACATTTGGGTTGTGTACCAATTGCCAATTCTGGTGATTTCGGTGGCTACTATTGCCCCTGCCACGGTTCTCACTACGATGCCTCAGGACGTATTCGTAAAGGTCCCGCTCCCTTGAATTTGGAAGTACCCGCTCATGTATTCCCTGATGAAGGTACCTTGGTTGTTGGTTAA
- the RFeSP gene encoding Rieske iron-sulfur protein isoform X2, translated as MINSVSRAYLRASSHAVPNGLKPAAVLSAAQAVHQVRMAHTDLQVPDFSAYRRDSVKDVNRKNTTAEERKAFSYMMVGAGLVGSAYAAKGLVNTFLGSMSASADVLAMAKIEIKLADIPEGKSVTFKWRGKPLFIRHRTASEIATERGVPTATLRDPQTDDERVTKPEWLVVIGVCTHLGCVPIANSGDFGGYYCPCHGSHYDASGRIRKGPAPLNLEVPAHVFPDEGTLVVG; from the exons ATGATTAACTCAGTGTCGCGTGCTTATTTGCGTGCCAGCAGCCATGCTGTTCCCAATGGTTTGAAACCAGCAGCCGTCCTCAGTGCGGCTCAGG ctGTTCACCAGGTCCGTATGGCCCATACCGATTTGCAAGTTCCCGACTTTTCCGCTTATCGTCGTGATTCCGTGAAGGATGTCAACCGCAAAAACACCACCGCCGAGGAACGCAAAGCTTTCTCCTACATGATGGTAGGTGCTGGTCTCGTTGGCAGTGCTTATGCTGCCAAGGGTTTGGTTAATACCTTCTTAGGCTCAATGAGCGCTTCCGCTGATGTGTTGGCCATGGCcaaaatcgaaattaaattgGCCGATATTCCAGAAGGCAAATCGGTGACATTCAAATGGCGTGGTAAGCCTTTGTTCATCCGTCATCGTACCGCTAGTGAAATTGCCACTGAACGTGGTGTACCCACAGCCACTTTGCGTGATCCTCAAACTGATGAT GAACGTGTTACAAAACCTGAATGGTTGGTCGTCATTGGTGTCTGCACACATTTGGGTTGTGTACCAATTGCCAATTCTGGTGATTTCGGTGGCTACTATTGCCCCTGCCACGGTTCTCACTACGATGCCTCAGGACGTATTCGTAAAGGTCCCGCTCCCTTGAATTTGGAAGTACCCGCTCATGTATTCCCTGATGAAGGTACCTTGGTTGTTGGTTAA